A stretch of the Saccharolobus caldissimus genome encodes the following:
- a CDS encoding acyl-CoA thioesterase, with the protein MSSLRIYDTVVETYSFVHYEQSNFMNRMHGGDMLFLLVETGMLSAIKVAKGTTLLASIEDVIFKKPVKLGDIIKVRGEVVYVGNTSLEVEVRAFTHNTEVVSAYATYVKVDDLLRPTPISVKITATNEEENKKIEEAKKRRELRLQRISNRQRMRFQIEDPTEGLRYRLANTIHVSPSLTYDGKIMSAGRLLKLMDDIGGILCLNYISQNENTNSAEVVTVAVKGLTFYSPIRINDIITIRAGLVYVGNTSADIIINVIREDLNGVKEHVATAYFTYVRVNKEGKPIKMPVYNPQSDREKRLYEEALIRRGLRK; encoded by the coding sequence ATGTCATCCTTAAGAATATATGACACCGTAGTAGAAACATATAGCTTTGTCCATTACGAACAATCTAATTTTATGAATAGAATGCATGGAGGAGATATGTTATTTCTCCTAGTGGAAACCGGTATGCTTTCAGCTATTAAAGTTGCAAAGGGTACAACACTTTTGGCGTCAATAGAGGACGTTATATTTAAGAAGCCCGTAAAATTAGGTGACATAATAAAAGTAAGAGGCGAAGTAGTTTACGTCGGCAATACCTCACTTGAGGTTGAAGTCAGAGCGTTCACTCATAATACAGAGGTAGTTTCTGCATATGCTACTTACGTTAAAGTAGATGATCTATTAAGACCTACTCCAATAAGTGTCAAAATTACGGCAACCAATGAAGAAGAAAATAAAAAAATTGAGGAAGCTAAGAAAAGAAGGGAATTAAGATTACAAAGAATTAGTAATAGGCAAAGGATGAGATTCCAAATAGAGGATCCAACTGAAGGTCTAAGATATAGATTAGCCAATACGATTCACGTATCACCAAGTTTAACGTACGATGGAAAAATAATGTCTGCTGGAAGATTACTTAAGCTTATGGACGATATCGGTGGAATACTTTGTTTAAACTATATATCACAAAACGAAAATACGAATTCTGCTGAAGTCGTTACGGTAGCTGTTAAGGGTCTCACTTTTTACTCCCCGATTAGAATTAACGATATTATAACGATTAGAGCTGGGCTAGTTTACGTAGGTAATACTTCAGCTGACATTATAATAAATGTGATAAGAGAGGATTTGAATGGAGTAAAGGAACACGTAGCTACTGCATACTTCACTTACGTGAGAGTTAACAAGGAAGGTAAGCCAATAAAAATGCCAGTATATAATCCTCAATCAGATAGAGAGAAGAGGCTTTACGAAGAGGCTTTAATTAGGAGGGGTTTACGTAAGTAA
- a CDS encoding MFS transporter: MIRKFVGQFFIVTSFTMIGLLFPVEFYSETKSLFLLGIITGIYNSFNALGSYIWGYLIDRTRLRKEYALLLSVSGLIIGIVYHSNKLIAYELSGFFSALDGPIYSAILLETVPQERLILGNTRLSQISLAGNITGSLLSAFYHNDYLIIIFFTISLILNIIHIPKYDGGINYDAVDRNKVLRILYIPVISYFWFNMAAEIFYTLYVPLNYLMANPSYIIFISYSLLYLIEEVIYSKGMNIVKGKEEYFMFIVILGRSIIALSLVYIIMIGFNIHVMTMLFFLTFGPLFPIYNISFFSILIRGLRKNKATVIGIFNASEDIANIVGGFLAGYTNNIASGYQISFYSFALSMFFLYLYLRKPLLIKASS, from the coding sequence GTGATTAGAAAATTCGTAGGACAATTCTTCATAGTAACTAGTTTTACTATGATAGGGCTTCTGTTTCCAGTTGAATTTTATAGTGAGACTAAATCTTTATTTCTATTGGGTATTATAACGGGAATTTATAATTCTTTCAACGCATTAGGCTCTTACATATGGGGTTATTTAATAGATAGAACCAGGCTTAGGAAGGAATATGCTTTATTATTATCTGTTTCTGGATTAATTATCGGAATAGTTTATCATAGTAACAAACTAATAGCATACGAGTTAAGCGGCTTTTTCTCTGCATTAGATGGTCCCATATATTCCGCTATCTTATTAGAGACCGTGCCTCAAGAGAGATTAATACTTGGTAATACACGATTGTCTCAAATATCATTAGCTGGAAACATAACTGGCAGTTTATTATCGGCGTTCTACCATAATGACTATCTTATAATTATATTTTTCACGATCTCGTTAATATTAAATATAATTCATATACCTAAATATGACGGGGGAATTAACTATGACGCAGTTGATAGAAATAAAGTACTTAGAATTTTATATATTCCAGTAATCTCTTATTTCTGGTTTAATATGGCCGCTGAAATCTTCTACACCTTATATGTTCCTTTAAATTATTTAATGGCGAATCCCTCATATATTATATTTATCAGTTATTCATTACTTTATTTAATAGAGGAAGTAATATATAGTAAGGGAATGAATATAGTTAAGGGAAAAGAAGAATATTTCATGTTTATTGTGATTTTAGGTAGATCAATAATTGCACTATCTCTCGTGTACATAATCATGATAGGGTTTAATATACATGTTATGACAATGTTATTCTTTCTAACTTTTGGTCCTCTCTTCCCTATATATAACATATCTTTCTTCTCGATATTGATAAGAGGATTAAGGAAGAATAAGGCGACCGTAATAGGAATATTTAACGCTAGCGAAGACATTGCAAACATAGTGGGCGGATTCTTAGCAGGATATACCAATAATATAGCTTCTGGATATCAGATATCATTCTACTCTTTTGCCCTATCTATGTTCTTTCTATACCTTTACTTACGTAAACCCCTCCTAATTAAAGCCTCTTCGTAA
- a CDS encoding SDR family oxidoreductase: protein MRFKDKIALVTGGTRGIGRAITEGFLNEGAKVIALYNSSEKEAKELEGKGVKTIKCNVGNRNDVKKAKDIVEREFGKIDILVNNAGIMLLMPFEEFDEEKYEKMLRVNLNGTIYVTYEFLPLLKRSKNGVIVNIASNAGIGTAAEGTTFYAITKAGVIILTKRLAFELGKYGIRVNAVAPGWTETDMTLGGKTESEAEKLREIFRNKTVLKTTGKPIDIANIVLFLASEESRYITGQVIVADGGRIDNLTHSV from the coding sequence ATGAGGTTTAAAGATAAAATAGCCCTAGTAACTGGAGGAACGAGAGGAATAGGAAGGGCTATCACAGAGGGCTTTTTAAATGAAGGTGCTAAGGTAATAGCTCTTTATAATTCATCGGAAAAAGAAGCTAAGGAACTTGAAGGAAAAGGGGTAAAGACGATTAAATGCAACGTAGGAAATAGAAATGATGTGAAAAAGGCTAAAGATATTGTAGAAAGAGAATTCGGAAAGATAGACATTTTAGTTAATAATGCAGGAATTATGCTACTTATGCCCTTTGAGGAATTTGATGAAGAGAAGTATGAAAAGATGTTAAGGGTTAATTTAAATGGGACTATATATGTAACATATGAATTTCTTCCATTATTAAAGAGGTCTAAAAACGGAGTAATAGTGAATATCGCATCAAATGCAGGCATAGGTACAGCTGCTGAAGGCACAACTTTCTACGCTATAACTAAAGCGGGAGTAATAATTTTAACTAAAAGATTAGCTTTCGAATTAGGTAAATATGGAATAAGAGTCAATGCAGTTGCACCAGGCTGGACTGAAACTGATATGACACTTGGAGGAAAAACTGAAAGTGAGGCTGAAAAGTTAAGGGAAATATTTAGAAATAAGACAGTATTGAAAACCACTGGGAAACCTATAGATATTGCTAATATCGTATTGTTCTTAGCTAGTGAGGAATCTAGGTATATAACTGGCCAAGTTATTGTAGCAGACGGCGGGAGAATAGATAATTTAACTCACTCAGTTTGA